The Streptomyces hundungensis genome contains the following window.
CGCCCTGCTCAGGGTGTCCTACGGGGACCAGGTGTGCGCGTGGTTCACCCGCCTGCACGGCGGGCTGCAACTCGCCATCCGCTACCCGGACACGGCGATCGCACACAAGAACATCCACCGCTATGTGGAACAGCTGCGGGAACTCATCACCTCCGTCGCCCGCCGGGGCCCGACCCGACCCGTACCCCCGAGACCGCGTGCCGGGCGCCCGGTGCCGGCGCCGAGGGTGAGCAGCGAGGTCTCCCGGCTGTCGCTCTGAGACCGGGCGGTCCGAAGGGTGCATGCTGGCCCACATGTGGCTTCACCACATGTGGGCCTCACCCATAGGACAAAGGGGTCGCGATGCGTCGCCCGTCGATCATCACGTGTGTCATGGTCCTTCTGCTCACCCTGTTGGCCGGAGCCTTCACCATGGGCCCGGCCGGCGCGTGGGACCGGCCCGTACGCGCCGACGACGGGGCCCGGGTGGTCGCGGAGCGGCGCCTCGGACCGCGCGAAATGGATCTGACCATCCAGTCCCCGGCCCTGGGGTCGATTGCCCAGGTGCGTCTGCTCACCCCGGACGGCTGGTCACCGGGACGGCACGCGTGGCCGGTGCTGTGGCTGCTGCACGGCTGCTGTGGCGGCTACGCCGACTGGACGACCTACAGTGATGTGGCCCAACTCCCGGCGCTACGCCAGGTGTTGGTGGTCATGCCAGAGGCCGGCGCGGCGGGCTGGTACAGCGACTGGTGGAACTACGGCAGGGGCGGCGCTCCCCGCTGGGAGGAGTTCCATCTCGGCGAGGTCCGACAGATCGTCGAACGGGGCTATGGTGCGGGCGAGCGCCGAGTGGCGGCGGGTCTGTCGATGGGAGGCTTCGGCGCACTGCTGTACGCGGCGCGCCACCCGGGGTTCTTCCGGGCGGTCGCGTCCTACAGCGGCACCGTGCATCCGCTGCTCCAGGTGCCCGGCGGGTTCGGCCCCGACTGGTTCCTGGACCTCGACCGGGGCGCGGGCGTCGACCCGTACGCCATCTGGGGAGACCCGGCCGAGCAGCGCGCGGTGTGGGCCGCGCACGACCCCACTCTCCGGGCCGGCCCGCTGCGCGGGCTTCCCGTCTTCCTGTCCTGCGGGGACGGCCGGGCCGGACCCTACGATCCGCCCGGCACGACGGATCCGGGCGAGACCTACCTGGAGCGGCAGAACCAGGCCCTCGCCGCCCGGCTGCGTGCCCTCGGCAGCCCGGCCGTCACCGACTTCTATGGGCCGGGACACCATGATTGGCCGTACTGGCAACGGGAGTTGCGTCGCTCCCTGCCGATGCTGCTGGCCGCGCTCCGCGCCTGATCACCTGAGGGCCGCCGAGGAGTGTGGTCCTGACCCGGTCCACGGGGTACGGGCCACGGCCGGCTACCAGAAGAACCAGCCCGGCGTCGCTACATAGTCCTGCGGAACATAGTTACAGGCGCCTTCGGTGAACGGTGTGGCCGACAGGTGTGCCGCAATCGCCTCGCCATGGGCGTCGACCCCGTCCGCCGCCACCACCAGGACGACCACGACGACGAGCCACACCACGGGAAGGGCCGCGCCGTGGGTGTCCTTCGCCTGCATCATGATCGCGCCGGCCAGGGCCGCCACGCCCGCCGCCAGCACCAGGGCGAGAGCGGCGAGAGTCAGATGGTCCAGGGTCGACGAGGTGTGGCACAGCAGATACCGGTGCCCGGAGGCGAACCGCGGCACCCGTTCCACGAGGGCGGCCGCAGACAGCAGCGCCCCGATCGCGACCACGTGGCCGGCCTGCAACGTCCTTGGCCTGCTGGGTGGTTCAGTGCTGGTGTTCATGGTCCCCCCGGGCCCGGTCGGCGTGATGCGGAGCCACTGCCTAGTTGAAGAAGCCGCTCATGCCGTCCACGTCGGAGACATAGCTGTCGATCGCGGCGACCTTCCCCTCGCGGAGGGTGAGCACGGTCGCCAGATGTTCGTCGAGCGTGCGGCCGTCGGCGTCGCGCGCGGTGTTGTGCAGCGACAGGGTGACGCCGTTCGCGCCCGTCAGGACGTGGAGCAGCTCGGTGTTCAAGCCCCGGGCGGCGATGGTCCGAAGCCGGTCGATGGCGGCGTCGACGCCGTGGATGGTGCCGGAGATGGATCCGGTGCCGGGCATGCTCCAGACGAGATCGGGCGCCAGGACCGTACGGAGGGACTCCCAGTCGTGGGAGCCGAAGGCGCCGAGAAATCGTTCGGCCACGGTCACATCGGCTCTGTCGCTCACCATGGTGTCGCACTCTCCTGTGTCGGGGGCCACCGGTCCCTGGTTCGTCCGGCGGCCGCGGATGATCGCGGTTTCCCCGACGATAGAGGGTCCGTCCGGCGCCGCCGCGCCCGGAGCGCCTCCGAGCACCGCGCCACCGCATTGCCTTGCCGAAGGGCCGCGTTGCTAGCAGGTCGCGTATCGGCCCCGAAAGGTATGCCCGGGCAATGGCCCATGACCGTTCGGGCAGGCCTTCCCGAATCGCCACAATGAATGTTTCGAAGGGCTCCACATGAACTCAAGAACTCACAGGGACAAACGAATGCGGAACCATTGACAACGCTTGTCGTGGCCAGCTTCACTTCCTCTCAACGGCCGGTTACACACTTTCCACACACCCCCAAGGTGAGTGAATTGGCGTGTCCCGTCCGGCAGTTCATTCCGTATATCCGTGAGAGGAAGGGATTGACGATGGCGAAGATCATTGCCGCACTGCGTACCCGTGGATCGAAGAGCGAGCCGAGCCTGAAGCAGGCCGCCTGGTACTTCTGGTACTAAGTCGAAGGCCAATCCTGGGCCCGCACACAAAGCAAACCGACTGAATTCCGGTCAGCCGCGTGTGCGGGCCCTCCGCATTTCATTTCCGGAGCTCTTCGTATGCCATCCGCCATGACCCGCACCAGGCGCACCACGGTTTTCGCCCCCCGACTACAGGCTCTCCTCGACGAACACCTCGGCAAGGATCTCGTCCGCCTCGAACCCGACACCATCGGCATCGCCGGCGCGGAACTCTCCGACCGCATCCTGAGTGCGCGCCGGGCGACGGAGACCGAACGCCCGACCTTCAAGCCCCTGCACGGCCGGTCGATCTCCAAGGCGGAGGCGTCGTCGGTGATGCGCACGATCGGCAAGGACGTGCGCGCCGCCCTGGAGCAGCCGGACCCCCTCCCCGACACCACCGATCTGTCGGGGCCCTGGCCGATCACCGGCCACCGGTTCCTGAGCCGCCTCGTCCTGCGCGACGACCCGTACCGGCTGCGCATCCTCATGTCGCGCACGCTGGAGATCGACCCCCGGCTCACCTGGACCACCATCGTGGCCGGGGCGGCCCTGCCCCGGCGGCCCGCCCCGGGGCCCCAACTGACCCACCTGGCCAACCTGTTCGCCGAGGCGGGCACCTACCACGACCGGCGCTACGCCATGGGCATCTACCGCCGCGCGGCCGCGCCCGTCTGCTTCACCGTCTCCACCCTCGTCGCCAACGCCCTGTGGCTCGGCGCCCCGTTCGCCGACGACGCGAGCAACCGCGACATCCTCTACGAGGCGATGCGTCTGCTGCCCCCGTCGTGGAACCTCCTGCGCAACCGATCCGCCGAATATCCGGCGATCGACGACCGCATCGGGCACGAGGACGACATCCTGATGCTGCCGTTGCTCACCCACCGCGACCCCGCCCTGTGGGAGGCGCCGAACGAGTTCCGGCCCGAGCGCTGGGAAGGGCTCGACCCGGACAACACCCCCGGATATATGCCCTTCGGACATGTCTCGGAGCGCTGCTGGGGTCGCCACATGGTGATGCCCCTGGCCGAGCTCCTCCTCGACCACATACGCCGTACCGGACTTGTGGTGGCCCCGGGCCAGCGAACCGCCGAGGTACCCCTGGTGGGGCTGCTCGGCGTCAAGACCGTCCACCTGGGCCATCGGAGCAAGGTCCGCCATGGCTGACGTCGAGACCCCCGACGCGTCGTTCTTCGACCACCCGCACGCTGTCTACCGCCGGTGGCGCGAGGAGGGCGGGACGCGCCAGGTCCGGTATCCCGGGCCCGCGCCGGTCGAGGGGTGGGTCGTCACCTCCCACGCGGAGGCGAAACGCCTCCTCGCCGACCCAAGGCTCGCCAAGGGCGGGGCGGTGGAGAGGTTCGGGCGGCACACCGGGCTCACCCGGGGTCCCGGCAGCGCCCTGTTCGCGCATATGCTCAACTCCGACCCGCCGCACCACACCCGGCTGCGCAAACTCGTCCAGAAGGCGTTCACCGCCCGCCGCACGGCGGCCCTGCGCCCCCTGATCGAAGCCCGGGTGACGGGTCTCCTCGACGCCTGGGAGGGGCGCGACGAGGTCGAACTGATCAGCGAGTTCGCCCTGCCGCTGCCGATGGCCGTCATGTTCGACCTCTTCGGCGCCTCCGACGCCGACCACGAGGTGCTGCGGGTGCGGGGCAACACCCTCGACGGCGGCCAGGGCGACGGCGAGGTGTCGGTGTTCACCGCCGAGTCCATGCTCACGTATCTGCGGGCGCTCCTCGCCCTCAAACGCGAACAGCCCGACGACGGGCTGCTGTCCGCGCTGGTCGCGGCAGGCGATGAGGGTGCGGAAGGCACGGAGGGCGAGGAGGCGCTCAGCGAGGACGAGATCACGTCGATGGCTTTCCTCCTGGTGATCGCCGGTCACCAGACCACCGTCAACCTGATCGCCAACGGCGTCCACGCGCTCCTCACCCACCCGGAGCAACTCGCGGCGCTCCAGGCCGACATGACGCTCATGCCCGGTGCCGTCGAAGAGATCCTGCGCTATGAATCCCCCTCCGCCCTGGCCTCGCTGCGCTACGCCGCCGAGCCTGTCGGCGTCGGCGAAGCGACCGTGCGGGAAGGCGAGTTCGTGCAGATCTCGCTCCTCGGGGCCAACCGCGATCCCGGTGTGTTCGCCGAACCCGACCGGTTCGACATCCGCCGTGCGGACGCCGCCCGGCATCTCGCATTCGGCCACGGCATCCACCACTGCCTAGGTGCACCGCTCGCCCGTCTCCAGGCCGAGATCGCCTTCAGTCACCTGCTGACCCGCCACCCCGGTCTGCGTCTGAGCGAGGACCACGAGGCGCGGTGGCAGGCCAACCCCCGCCACCGCGGACTGCTCTCGCTACCGCTACGACTCACCTAGGACGCGGGTGTCCCGGCCCGGTCGGCTACTGCTTCGCGGCACAGATCACGTCGTAGGGCCGGCCGATGGCCATGGTCAGACGCATGGGCTCGGTCGTCCCCGACGGGCACTGCGAAGTCTGCTTCGTCAGGTCCAGCACCTTGTAGGCGCCCGAACCCGAGGAGGCGCAGGAGACCTCCTTGGCCGTGGACGTGACACAGTCACCCTTGACCAACTGACCGCCTCCGGCGCCGGGATCACCGGGGTGGTTGGCGGACAGGTTGCGCCCACACACCGTCTTGGACGGGATGCCGCCGCCCTTGCTCTTGCTGCTGCCGTAACTGATGCTCACCTGGATGATGAGGTCGGTGCCGCCCGGGCACTGGATGGAGTCCGGCATGAAGCTCGCGGCCTGGATGTCGAGGGCCTTGAACGTGGCGCCCGACGCGCCGCAGTCGAACGCCTTGTAGCCGTTGGGCGCGTCATCGGGGTCGGGCCCTCCGCAGTCGCCCACCTTCCACTCGCCCTTGTCATGGGACGACGACGAGGACGAGGAGGACGACGAGGACTTCTTGCCGTCACTTCCGAAGAACTTGGACGCCCCGAAGCCGAGGCCCAGGATGACCAGGAGAATCACCAGTGCGGGGAGGCAGCCCCCTCTCCTGCGGGGTTGGCTGGGCACAGGCGTACTGCCCGGGTGGACCATGTGTGTTTCCCTCCTGGGAACGGCGGATGACGTGACCACAGGGGTGGACGCGGCATGCACACCTCATGGTTCCTCCCGGCGCGGGCACACGCTCACCCCGCCCGCGACCGGACCCCCGCCCTGGCCGGCTCAGCCTTCCGCGGACTTGCCCCGGGGTTGGCACGTCATGGTCAGGGGGCCGGGGCCGAGGGTGCCGCGGACCCGTACGGTCATGGTGCTGCCGGGGTCGGGCACCAAACGCCAGCGAGCGCACACCGTGGCGAGCGCGAGCGTCATCTCGATGAGGGCGAACTGGTCGCCGATGCACTTGCGGTTGCCGCCGCCGAAGGGGACATGAGTACCCCGCGGAAGGGACTCGGCGGGGCGGGTGTCCCAACGGTCGGGGTCGAAGCGTTCGGGGTCGGGGAACAGCTCGGGGCGGCGCTGGAGCAGGTAGGCGCTGTACAACAGGGCGGTGCCCTTGGGGAGTTGGCGGCCGGCCAGCGTGGTGTCGGTGGTCGTGACGCGGGTGAAGAACCAGCCCGCCGGATACAGACGCAGGACCTCGTTGATGACACGCCGGGTGTGGATCAGGCCGTCGAGGTCGGCGGTGGTGGCGGTGCGCCCGGCGAGGGTCGCGTCGACCTCGTCGTGCACCCGCGCCTCGACGTCGGGGTGCTGGCTCAGCAGCCACAGGGCGAACGCCAGGCTGTTGGCGGTGGTTTCGAACCCGGCGCCGATCATGACCATGAGCTGGTCACGGATGTCCACATCGGACATCGGAGCGCCGGTGTCGTCGTTGGTCGCGGTGAGCAGCATGGAGACCAGATCGTCGCCGCCCGGCGCCGCCCGGCGTGCGGCGATGATGCCGTCGATGGCGTGGTGCAGCCGGTCGCAGGCGCGGCGGTAGCGGCGGTTGGCGGCCGTGGGCAGCCGGTAGAGCGGGCCGAGGGGCAGCATCACCCGCTGGTAGATCCCGTCGATCACGGTGTGCAGGCTCTGCTGGACCTCGGCCACGGCCTCGTCCTGCGCCTCGGCGCCGAGCACGCTACGGGTGACGATGCGCAGCGTCAGGGTGGTCAGCGCATCGGTCACGTCCAGGCGCAGACCGGGCCGCCACCGCGTGGTCATCCGGTCGACCTCCTCGCCCATGACCACGGCGTACTTCTCGATCCGGTCGCTCTGGAAGGCGGGCTGCATCTGCCGGCGCTGCCACCGGTGCTCCTGCCAGCCCGCCATGGGCAGGCTGCTGCCGAAGAGCACACGGGCCTTGTCGAAGAAGGGGCCGCCCTTGTCGAAGGTGCGGGAGTCGGTGAGCATGCGGTGCGCCGCTTCCGGTTCACACACCACGTACGCGGGCCACGGGCCCATACCGATCCGTACGAGATCCCCGTAGGCGGGCAGGGAGGACAGGAACTCCAGCGGGCGGGAGTGGAGTTGCCATGCGTGGCCCAACAACGGCCAGGCACCGGGGGCTTTTCCCGTACGCGACGGAAGCTTCGTGCTCACGGTGGGGCACCTCCATGCGGAGTCCGGCGGCCGGGCGACCCTCGTAGTCCCCGGATCCCGAACATCCTCCCCCTCGGCCACGGTGGGGAACCCGGCGCGAAGCAGCGGAAAACGGCGTGCGGTCACGCGCCCCGGCGCCCCACAGTGCACCCACGTTCCATGGGGCGGGACGCCATGTGCCGTACGCATATGGCCTGTTGGGAGTGGAACCTAGGAGTGTGGGGGCCCCGCGCCCTGAAGGCGTTCCAGATCCGAGGGGCGCACCTGAATGGCCAGGACGGCGATCAGCGCGGCGATCACGGCGAAGATCGCGGCCACCACGAAGGCCATGGACACCCCCGAGGTCAGCACCTGGTCGCTCCACGGCCGGGGTAGTTGACCCGTGCGCCGAAACATCAGGCGCTGCGCCGGGTCGGCCTGGCCCAGGAACTTGGGGATCTGATCCCGTGCCTCGTTGCGGCCGGCCGTGCCGAACACGGTGACCAGGATGGACAGGCCAAGCGAACCGCCGACCTGCTGGGTCACGTTGAGCATGCCGGACGCGGCGCCCGCCTCGTGCGGCGGGACGCCGGAGACCGCCATCAGCGTCAGGGAGACGAAGTTGAGACCCATGCCCAGGCCGAAGACGAGGAGCGGGCCCAGGATGCTGCCGGGATAGGTGGAGTGGATGTCCGTCTGGGTGAGCCAGGACAAACCGCCGGCGGCGAGGATCGCACCGGTCACCATGAAGGGTTTGGGCCCGTATTTCGGCAGGAGTTGGGAGGTCAGGCCCGCACCCACGGCGATGATCGCGCTGACCGGGAGGAAGGCGAGACCCGCCTGGAGGGCCGAGAAGCCGAGGACGTCCTGCACGAACAGGGTGAGGAAGAAGAACATGCCGAAGATCGCGGCCGAGAGGCTCAGCATCATGCCGTAGGTGCCCGCGCGGTTGCGGTCGGCGAACATGTGCAGCGGGGTGATCGGCTGCTGAGAGCGCCGTTCCACCAGGACGAAGGCGGACAGGAGCACCACCGCGGCGGCGAACGACCCCAGCGTGAACGGATCGCGCCAGCCTTCCTGGGCGGCCCGGATGAAGCCGTAGACCAGCGCGACCATGCCGAGGGTGGAGGTCGTGGCGCCCGCGATGTCGAAATGGCCCGCGTGCCGTTCGGACTCCTTGATGTGCCGGGGGGTGGCCAGCAGGATCAGCACGGCGATCGGCACGTTCACGAAGAGCACCCAGCGCCAGTCGAGCCACTCCACCAGCACGCCGCCCGCCAGCAGACCGATCGCGCTGCCGCCCGCCGAGACCGCGGCGAAGACACCGAACGCCCGGTTGCGCGCGGGGCCCTCGGTGAACGTGGTGGTGATCAACGCCAGGGCGGTCGGCGAGGCGATCGCGCCGCCGACACCCTGAACGGCGCGCGCCGCGAGCAACTGCCCGGCGTTCTGCGACAGCCCGCCGAACAGGGAGGCCAGCGCGAACAGCAGCACACCGCACATGAACACCCGGCGCCGGCCGAGGATGTCACCGGCCCGGCCGCCGAGCAACAGCAGCCCGCCGAAGGTGAGGGTGTATGCGCTCACCACCCAGGCCAGACTCGTGGTGGAGAAGTGCAGGGCGCTCTGGATGTGGGGGAGCGCGATGTTCACGATGGTGATGTCGAGGACCACCATCAGCTGACAGGCGGCGATGACCAGGAGCGCGATCCCGTTGCCACCGCCCCCGCCACTGGGGGGCGCGGTCTCGACCTTCGGTGCCGGCTGCGAACTGGTCATGGTGGTCCTGCCCTCACCAGAGGGACGGTGGACGGTCACGTCCACCGTTCGACCCTATGCCCGGGTTTCGGACGTCACCAGTCGATCATGGGCCGGCCCGCAAGGGGACGCGCACGGACGGGATCGTGCCGACGACTGCCCCCGGGGCCGGGTCGGCGCGGCATCGGGGCGGGGCAGGATCGGGGCGTGGCGGCGGCCCACTCGGGCAACCGTCCCGAGGGGGGCGGGCGCGGGACACTCAGCGGTGACCGCACGCGAGGAGGGCGGAGTGGGGCAGGGCCAACTCCCCACGCCCGATGGTGAATTCGGCACTGAGCAGGTCGAAGTGGCGCCGGATCTCGGCGCGGATCCGCTCGGGCCGACTCGCTACGACCTGCCCGACCGTGCCGAGGCCCGCGGCCGCCCCTGCCCACCACGTGTCGGCTGGGACGCGGTGCTCCCAGTGGACCGGTTCGCAGGTGACATCGCGCAGGCCGGACGAGGTGAGCAGCCCGGCCAGGCCGGGCACGGTGCGGGGGAAGTCGTCCTCGGCGGCGGGCGCCGACAGTCCGGATGGCAGGGTTACGCCCGCGGCCCGCACGGCCCGGCCCAGCAGGGACTGCCCCGCCGCTTCGGGCACGGCCCAGAGCGTCACCGCGATCCGGCCGCCCGGACGCACCACCCGACGCAGCTCGGCGATCGCGGCGCCCGGCCGGCCGACGTGGTCGAGGACGAAGTTCGCCGTGACAGCGTCGAAGAAGCCATCCGCGAAGGGGAGTTGGGGGAGTACGGCGAGCTGGATGGCGGCCTGGGGAACCGCGCGCGCCGCCCAGTCAACCATGTCCACCTCGGCGTCCACGCCCGTCACCCCGGCGCCCCGCGCGCAGGCCGCCTCGGCGACCGTCCCCGTACCGGTGCCCACGTCCAGTACCCGCACCCCGGCGCCCACCCGGGCCGCGTCGAGCAGTTGGGGGACCGGGTGGGCGCAGACCCCGGCGAAGCTGGACGCGTACGCCTGCGCCCGTCCCGCCCACATCAACCGCTGGACCGCGTCGAAGTCCGTCGGCTCCCCCGGCCCCGGCCGGCTCCGCCCCCGCCGCTTACTCGTGAAGGGCGCCGGTGACGCGGTCGGCTCGGAACCCTCTCCCATCGCATGCATCCCGGCACCCTACGGGAGCGAGACGGAGCCCGGGGAAAGATGCCCGGGCTCCGTCGCCGGGACTCACGCCCGGCGCCAGCGGGGAGCAACACCCTTGTGTGCCACGGCACTTCAGGACGCGAGCGCCGGGGCGTTCCGGCCGCGCGGGCCGAGTGATCTCAGGCCGTGAGGACGGAGTCGTCGAAGGTGCGGGCGCCGGGCAGCCGGTGGCGGGCGGCGATGACGGCGGCATCGATGTCCCTGGTGCCCGTCGACACGCACAGGGTGTACGTCACGTCGTCCAGCCGCTGTCGCGTCGCCTCGTCACCCTCGGCGGCATTCAGCACGAGCAGCGCCTCGTACTCGTCGAGCAGATCGCGGAGCACTGCCGGATGCGCCATCAACATGGGTGGGACCCTCCAGTCGACACGGTCACGATGTTCTTGATGTGCCGCTCTGGTGCCCCGCTCCACGCGCCCCACACGTGGCACATCCAAGGGTGGCCGGATGCCGTCCATGAGCCTTCACACCCCTCGTCCCGCGTCACCGGTATCCGCTAACGCCCAGCAGGACGGACCTGGGCGAGGGATTCGAGTACCTCGCGGGCCAGGCCTCGGGCCAGCTCCACCTTGTACGCGTTGTGGCGCAGCGGGACCGCGTCGGCCAGCTCGGCGTCCACGGCCCGCTCGATCGTCTCGGCGGTCGGGGCGGTGCCGAGCAGCGCGGCCTCCGTCCGCCGGGCCCGCCACGGCCGGTGCGCCAGGCCGCCGAAGGCGAGGGCGACCTCGCGCACCACCCCGCGCTCCAGATGCACCAGCGCGGCGACCGAGGCCAGCGCGAAGGTGTGGCCCGCCCGGTCCCGGGCCTTGCGGTAGCGCGAGACGGAGCCTTCGGGCGCGGACGGCACCACCACGGCCGTGACGATTTCGCCCGGCCGCATCACGGTGTCCACCTCGGGTCTGTCCTGCGGCAGCCGGTAGAACTCGGTCACCGGGACGGCGCGGGTGCCGCCGGGGCCCTCCAGCTCGACCAGCGCGTCGAGCGCCGCCAGCGCCACCGCCAGGTCGGACGGATGCGTCGCCACACAGAGCGAGGAGTGGCCGAAGACGGCGTGCTCGCGGTTCACGCCCTCGATCGCGCCGCACCCGCTCCCCGGCACCCGCTTGTTGCAGGGCCTCGACAGGTCCTGGAAATAGCCGCACCGGGTGCGCTGGAGCAGATTGCCCGCGGTGGTCGCCATGTTGCGCAACTGCCCCGAGGCACCGCTGAGCAGCGCCTGCGGCAGCACGGGATAGCGGTCCCGCAGGGCAGGATGGGTGGCGAGGTCGCTGTTGCGCACGGTCGCCCCGACCCGTACCGAGCCGTCCGGCTGCTCCTCGATCGCGTCCAGGGGAAGCCGGGTGATGTCGACCAGCAGGTCGGGACGCTCGACGCCGAGTCGCATCAGGTCGACGAGGTTGGTGCCGCCGCCCAGATAGCGGGCCTCCGGCCGTCCCCCGTGGGCGGCGGCCGCCTCCGCCAGGTTCCGCGGTCGTACATAGGCGACTGGCT
Protein-coding sequences here:
- a CDS encoding FAD binding domain-containing protein — its product is MKPVAYVRPRNLAEAAAAHGGRPEARYLGGGTNLVDLMRLGVERPDLLVDITRLPLDAIEEQPDGSVRVGATVRNSDLATHPALRDRYPVLPQALLSGASGQLRNMATTAGNLLQRTRCGYFQDLSRPCNKRVPGSGCGAIEGVNREHAVFGHSSLCVATHPSDLAVALAALDALVELEGPGGTRAVPVTEFYRLPQDRPEVDTVMRPGEIVTAVVVPSAPEGSVSRYRKARDRAGHTFALASVAALVHLERGVVREVALAFGGLAHRPWRARRTEAALLGTAPTAETIERAVDAELADAVPLRHNAYKVELARGLAREVLESLAQVRPAGR
- a CDS encoding cytochrome P450, whose translation is MSTKLPSRTGKAPGAWPLLGHAWQLHSRPLEFLSSLPAYGDLVRIGMGPWPAYVVCEPEAAHRMLTDSRTFDKGGPFFDKARVLFGSSLPMAGWQEHRWQRRQMQPAFQSDRIEKYAVVMGEEVDRMTTRWRPGLRLDVTDALTTLTLRIVTRSVLGAEAQDEAVAEVQQSLHTVIDGIYQRVMLPLGPLYRLPTAANRRYRRACDRLHHAIDGIIAARRAAPGGDDLVSMLLTATNDDTGAPMSDVDIRDQLMVMIGAGFETTANSLAFALWLLSQHPDVEARVHDEVDATLAGRTATTADLDGLIHTRRVINEVLRLYPAGWFFTRVTTTDTTLAGRQLPKGTALLYSAYLLQRRPELFPDPERFDPDRWDTRPAESLPRGTHVPFGGGNRKCIGDQFALIEMTLALATVCARWRLVPDPGSTMTVRVRGTLGPGPLTMTCQPRGKSAEG
- a CDS encoding DUF5133 domain-containing protein, translated to MLMAHPAVLRDLLDEYEALLVLNAAEGDEATRQRLDDVTYTLCVSTGTRDIDAAVIAARHRLPGARTFDDSVLTA
- a CDS encoding cytochrome P450 produces the protein MPSAMTRTRRTTVFAPRLQALLDEHLGKDLVRLEPDTIGIAGAELSDRILSARRATETERPTFKPLHGRSISKAEASSVMRTIGKDVRAALEQPDPLPDTTDLSGPWPITGHRFLSRLVLRDDPYRLRILMSRTLEIDPRLTWTTIVAGAALPRRPAPGPQLTHLANLFAEAGTYHDRRYAMGIYRRAAAPVCFTVSTLVANALWLGAPFADDASNRDILYEAMRLLPPSWNLLRNRSAEYPAIDDRIGHEDDILMLPLLTHRDPALWEAPNEFRPERWEGLDPDNTPGYMPFGHVSERCWGRHMVMPLAELLLDHIRRTGLVVAPGQRTAEVPLVGLLGVKTVHLGHRSKVRHG
- a CDS encoding cytochrome P450 family protein is translated as MADVETPDASFFDHPHAVYRRWREEGGTRQVRYPGPAPVEGWVVTSHAEAKRLLADPRLAKGGAVERFGRHTGLTRGPGSALFAHMLNSDPPHHTRLRKLVQKAFTARRTAALRPLIEARVTGLLDAWEGRDEVELISEFALPLPMAVMFDLFGASDADHEVLRVRGNTLDGGQGDGEVSVFTAESMLTYLRALLALKREQPDDGLLSALVAAGDEGAEGTEGEEALSEDEITSMAFLLVIAGHQTTVNLIANGVHALLTHPEQLAALQADMTLMPGAVEEILRYESPSALASLRYAAEPVGVGEATVREGEFVQISLLGANRDPGVFAEPDRFDIRRADAARHLAFGHGIHHCLGAPLARLQAEIAFSHLLTRHPGLRLSEDHEARWQANPRHRGLLSLPLRLT
- a CDS encoding nuclear transport factor 2 family protein; this encodes MVSDRADVTVAERFLGAFGSHDWESLRTVLAPDLVWSMPGTGSISGTIHGVDAAIDRLRTIAARGLNTELLHVLTGANGVTLSLHNTARDADGRTLDEHLATVLTLREGKVAAIDSYVSDVDGMSGFFN
- a CDS encoding class I SAM-dependent methyltransferase, with the protein product MWAGRAQAYASSFAGVCAHPVPQLLDAARVGAGVRVLDVGTGTGTVAEAACARGAGVTGVDAEVDMVDWAARAVPQAAIQLAVLPQLPFADGFFDAVTANFVLDHVGRPGAAIAELRRVVRPGGRIAVTLWAVPEAAGQSLLGRAVRAAGVTLPSGLSAPAAEDDFPRTVPGLAGLLTSSGLRDVTCEPVHWEHRVPADTWWAGAAAGLGTVGQVVASRPERIRAEIRRHFDLLSAEFTIGRGELALPHSALLACGHR
- a CDS encoding MFS transporter, which codes for MTSSQPAPKVETAPPSGGGGGNGIALLVIAACQLMVVLDITIVNIALPHIQSALHFSTTSLAWVVSAYTLTFGGLLLLGGRAGDILGRRRVFMCGVLLFALASLFGGLSQNAGQLLAARAVQGVGGAIASPTALALITTTFTEGPARNRAFGVFAAVSAGGSAIGLLAGGVLVEWLDWRWVLFVNVPIAVLILLATPRHIKESERHAGHFDIAGATTSTLGMVALVYGFIRAAQEGWRDPFTLGSFAAAVVLLSAFVLVERRSQQPITPLHMFADRNRAGTYGMMLSLSAAIFGMFFFLTLFVQDVLGFSALQAGLAFLPVSAIIAVGAGLTSQLLPKYGPKPFMVTGAILAAGGLSWLTQTDIHSTYPGSILGPLLVFGLGMGLNFVSLTLMAVSGVPPHEAGAASGMLNVTQQVGGSLGLSILVTVFGTAGRNEARDQIPKFLGQADPAQRLMFRRTGQLPRPWSDQVLTSGVSMAFVVAAIFAVIAALIAVLAIQVRPSDLERLQGAGPPHS
- a CDS encoding alpha/beta hydrolase; translated protein: MRRPSIITCVMVLLLTLLAGAFTMGPAGAWDRPVRADDGARVVAERRLGPREMDLTIQSPALGSIAQVRLLTPDGWSPGRHAWPVLWLLHGCCGGYADWTTYSDVAQLPALRQVLVVMPEAGAAGWYSDWWNYGRGGAPRWEEFHLGEVRQIVERGYGAGERRVAAGLSMGGFGALLYAARHPGFFRAVASYSGTVHPLLQVPGGFGPDWFLDLDRGAGVDPYAIWGDPAEQRAVWAAHDPTLRAGPLRGLPVFLSCGDGRAGPYDPPGTTDPGETYLERQNQALAARLRALGSPAVTDFYGPGHHDWPYWQRELRRSLPMLLAALRA